In Populus alba chromosome 1, ASM523922v2, whole genome shotgun sequence, a single window of DNA contains:
- the LOC118061226 gene encoding putative disease resistance protein RGA3 — protein MATVIGEAFLSAALQVALENLASPILREFGARIGIDKDLKKLTRTLAKIQAVLNDAEARQINDMAVKLWLSDLKEVAYDADDLLDEVATEAFRFNQEKKASSLISLPKDFLFKLGLAPKIKEINERLDEIAKERDELGLREGAGATWTETRDRERLQTSSLIDESCVFGRKEDKKEIVNLLVSDDYCGNDVGVLPIVGMGGLGKTTLAQLVFNDETVTHHFDLKMWICVSDDFNAQRLTKSILESVERKSCDLMDLNILQTSLQDGLRGRRFLLVLDDVWHEKKSDWDVVRLPFRAGASGSKIIVTTRSEKVASITGTFPPFRLEGLSENDCWLLFKERAFIDGNEDAHQNLVPIGKEILKKCGGLPLAAKALGGLLHSTTEVYEWEMILKSDIWDLEAGENEILPALRLSYNHLPAHLKQCFIYCSIFPKDHNFDEEKLVLLWMAEGFVISKGRRCLEDVASGYFHDLLLRSFFQRSKTNPSKFVMHDLIHDLAQFVAGESCFTLDVKKLQDIGEKVRHSAVLVNNSESVPFEAFRASKSLRTVLLLCRDREPHAKVPHDLIPSLRCLRSLDLCYSAIKELPDLMGNLRHIRFLDLSHTFIRVLPKSICSLYNLQTLVLINCKNLRALPEDTNHLVNLHHLNLTGCGQLISMPPDIGKLTSLQRLHRIVAGKEIGCGISELKNMNELRATLCIDTVGDVPNITEAKEANLKKKQYINELVLRWGRCRPDGIDDELLECLEPPTNLRELRIDVYPGAKFPNWMGYSSLSHLEKIEFFHCNYCKTLPPLGQLPSLKYLSIYMMCEVESIGREFYGEGKIKGFPSLEKLKLEDMRNLKEWQEIDDGEFPKLQELAVLNCPNISSLPKFPALCELLLDDCNETIWSSVPLLTSLSSLEISNFRRTEVFPEGLFQALSSLKELRIKHFYRLRTLQEELGLHDLPSLQRLEILFCPKLRSFSGKGFPLALQYLSIRACNDLKDLPDGLQSLSSLQDLSILNCPRIVSFPEEKLPSSLKGLQISACANLESLPTGLHDLLNLKYLHIRSCPKIASLPALGLPASLSSLSITECVLLDERCRQGGEDWPKIAHVAQKQIGNY, from the coding sequence atggCTACAGTCATTGGAGAGGCTTTTCTGTCTGCCGCACTGCAGGTAGCTCTTGAAAACTTAGCTTCACCTATCTTGAGAGAATTTGGTGCACGGATTGGCATTGACAAGGATCTCAAGAAACTAACAAGAACTCTTGCAAAAATTCAAGCTGTGCTTAATGATGCTGAGGCAAGGCAAATAAATGACATGGCAGTGAAGCTTTGGCTAAGCGACCTCAAAGAAGTCGCTTATGATGCAGACGATTTGCTGGATGAGGTTGCAACTGAAGCTTTTCGGTTCAACCAAGAGAAAAAGGCTAGCAGCTTGATCTCTCTGCCTAAAGATTTTCTCTTTAAACTTGGGTTAGCTCCTAAGATAAAGGAAATCAATGAGAGGCTAGATGAAATAGCTAAAGAAAGGGATGAGCTTGGTTTGAGAGAGGGAGCTGGAGCAACATGGACCGAAACGAGGGACAGGGAGAGGTTGCAAACTAGCTCCTTAATCGACGAATCCTGTGTTTTTGGTAGGAAGGAGGATAAGAAGGAGATTGTAAATTTGTTAGTGTCTGATGACTATTGTGGAAATGATGTTGGGGTTCTTCCCATCGTGGGCATGGGAGGCCTGGGAAAGACAACTCTCGCTCAGCTTGTGTTCAATGATGAAACTGTGACTCACCATTTCGATTTGAAGATGTGGATTTGTGTCTCTGATGACTTCAATGCTCAAAGGCTGACAAAATCGATCTTGGAGTCTGTTGAAAGGAAAAGTTGTGATCTCATGGATTTGAATATCCTACAAACAAGTCTCCAGGATGGGTTGAGGGGGAGAAGGTTCTTACTTGTGCTTGATGATGTGTGGCATGAGAAGAAAAGTGACTGGGATGTGGTTCGCCTTCCTTTCAGAGCTGGAGCATCTGgaagtaaaatcattgtaacTACCCGAAGTGAAAAGGTTGCATCAATCACGGGCACATTTCCACCTTTCCGTTTGGAAGGTTTATCTGAAAATGATTGCTGGTTGTTGTTCAAAGAGAGGGCATTTATAGATGGGAATGAAGATGCACATCAAAACTTGGTACCAATTGGCaaggaaattttgaagaaaTGTGGAGGTTTGCCTCTGGCAGCAAAGGCACTTGGAGGACTCCTACACTCGACAACTGAAGTTTATGAATGGGAAATGATCTTGAAAAGCGATATATGGGACTTGGAAGCGGGGGAGAATGAAATTCTGCCGGCTCTGAGGCTAAGCTACAATCATCTTCCGGCACATCTGAAGCAGTGTTTCATATACTGCTCCATATTTCCAAAAGATCACAACTTTGATGAGGAGAAGCTAGTCTTGCTATGGATGGCAGagggttttgttatttctaaGGGAAGGAGATGCTTGGAAGATGTCGCATCTGGCTATTTTCACGATTTATTGTTGAGGTCGTTTTTTCAACGATCCAAAACCAATCCCTCGAAGTTTGTTATGCATGACTTGATACATGACCTGGCACAGTTTGTAGCTGGGGAATCATGCTTCACATTGGATGTTAAAAAATTGCAAGACATTGGAGAAAAAGTTCGGCATTCAGCTGTGTTGGTTAACAATTCTGAATCTGTTCCGTTTGAGGCCTTCCGTGCATCAAAAAGCTTACGAACGGTGCTTTTGCTTTGCAGGGACAGGGAGCCTCATGCGAAGGTCCCTCATGATTTGATACCCTCTTTGAGATGCTTACGGTCACTAGACCTGTGTTATTCTGCTATAAAGGAGTTGCCAGATTTAATGGGAAATTTGAGGCATATCAGGTTTCTTGACCTCTCTCACACTTTCATCAGGGTGCTACCTAAATCAATTTGCAGCCTCTACAATCTGCAGACTCTGGTTCTTATCAATTGCAAGAATCTCCGTGCTTTGCCTGAAGACACAAATCATTTGGTGAATCTACACCATCTTAATTTGACTGGATGCGGGCAGCTCATATCCATGCCTCCTGACATTGGGAAACTTACTTCTTTGCAAAGGCTACACAGAATTGTTGCTGGAAAAGAGATTGGGTGTGGAATTAGCGAGTTGAAGAACATGAACGAGCTTCGAGCAACGCTTTGTATTGATACGGTTGGAGATGTTCCTAACATCACAGAAGCGAAGGAGGCCAACTTAAAGAAGAAGCAATATATAAACGAGCTGGTGTTAAGATGGGGCAGATGTCGACCAGATGGAATTGATGATGAGTTGCTTGAATGTCTAGAACCGCCTACTAACCTTAGAGAATTAAGGATTGACGTGTATCCTGGTGCGAAGTTTCCAAATTGGATGGGATATTCTTCGTTATCCCACTTAGAAAAGATCGAATTCTTTCACTGTAACTACTGCAAAACCCTGCCACCTCTCGGGCAACTACCTTCTCTCAAATATCTCTCCATATATATGATGTGTGAGGTCGAAAGCATTGGCCGTGAGTTTTATGGTGAGGGAAAGATTAAGGGGTTTCCTTCCTTGGAGAAACTAAAGCTTGAAGACATGAGAAATTTGAAGGAATGGCAAGAGATTGACGATGGCGAATTTCCGAAGCTCCAGGAGCTTGCTGTTCTGAACTGCCCCAATATTTCAAGTCTTCCAAAATTTCCAGCTTTATGTGAACTGTTGCTAGACGATTGTAATGAGACAATCTGGAGTTCGGTCCCACTCCTCACCTCTCTATCATCGTTGGAAATTTCAAACTTTCGGAGGACAGAAGTATTTCCTGAAGGCCTTTTCCAGGCACTAAGTTCACTGAAAGAACTCAGGATCAAGCACTTCTATCGGCTGAGGACATTGCAAGAGGAGTTAGGCTTACATGATCTTCCTTCCCTCCAACGCttagaaattttgttttgtccGAAACTAAGGTCATTTTCAGGAAAAGGGTTTCCTCTCGCTCTGCAATATCTTTCAATAAGAGCGTGCAATGATTTGAAGGATCTACCAGATGGGCTACAAAGTCTATCATCTCTTCAAGATCTGAGCATTCTCAATTGCCCTAGAATTGTATCTTTTCCAGAAGAGAAGCTTCCGAGCTCACTCAAGGGTTTGCAAATTTCAGCATGTGCAAACCTTGAATCACTTCCTACGGGTCTGCATGATCTCTTGAATCTTAAATATTTGCATATACGATCCTGCCCGAAGATTGCATCCTTGCCTGCTTTGGGGTTGCCAGCCTCACTTTCCTCATTGTCAATCACCGAGTGTGTGTTGTTAGACGAAAGGTGTCGCCAAGGTGGTGAAGATTGGCCCAAGATAGCTCATGTTGCTCAGAAGCAGATCGGAAATTATTGA